The Epinephelus lanceolatus isolate andai-2023 chromosome 8, ASM4190304v1, whole genome shotgun sequence genome includes a window with the following:
- the edem2 gene encoding ER degradation-enhancing alpha-mannosidase-like protein 2, translated as MRAPVCVTLFVWLLSDVTARQFTEEEMAAVRQRIKSMFYHAYNSYLDNAFPYDELRPLTCDGQDTWGSFSLTLIDALDTLLVLGNHTEFQRVASLLQDTVDFDIDVNASVFETNIRVVGGLLSAHLLAGRAGMELEPGWPCSGPLLRMAEDAARKLLPAFQTPTGMPYGTVNLLNGVSPTETPVTCTAGVGTFILEFATLSRLTGDATFENVARQALRALWKTRSDIGLVGNHIDILSKKWVAQDAGIGAGVDSYFEYLVKGAIMLQDEELLNMFLEYDRAIQNYTRFDDWYLWVQMHKGTVSMPVFQSLEAFWPGLQSLLGNLDSAVRTFQNYYSVWRQFGGLPEFYSIPQGYTVDKREGYPLRPELIESAMYLFRATGDHTYLQLGLDALESIEKITKTPCGYASVKDLRDHQLDNRMESFFLAETIKYLYLLFDPTHFLHGGGAEGDGSWEEGGEGGQCVLGAGGFIFNTEAHPLDPAALYCCSRHAQDRQELRDILLSLSQPTEKSSSKSKPPDKQTEGPPPSQSDSIALKPGEKRTPPLLSCPVQPFSARLSILGQVFTDNT; from the exons ATGCGCGCTCCCGTGTGCGTGACGCTGTTTGTGTGGCTGCTGAGCGATGTGACGGCGCGTCAGTTCACGGAGGAGGAGATGGCTGCTGTCAG acagCGCATCAAATCTATGTTCTACCATGCCTACAACAGTTACCTTGACAACGCATTCCCCTATGATGAGCTCCGCCCACTCACCTGTGACGGACAGGACACCTGGGGCAG TTTCTCACTCACTCTGATTGACGCTCTCGACACTCTGCTG gttttgggaaatcatacaGAGTTTCAGCGTGTGGCGTCGCTCCTCCAGGACACGGTGGACTTTGACATCGACGTCAACGCCTCGGTGTTTGAAACCAACATCAGAG tggtgGGCGGTCTGCTGTCAGCTCACCTGTTGGCAGGTAGAGCAGGGATGGAGCTGGAGCCTGGTTGGCCCTGTTCAGGGCCGCTGCTGAGGATGGCTGAGGACGCTGCCAGGAAACTGCTGcctg CATTCCAGACTCCCACCGGCATGCCGTACGGTACTGTGAACCTGCTGAACGGCGTCAGTCCCACTGAAACACCCGTCACGTGCACCGCCGGCGTGGGAACCTTCATCCTGGAGTTTGCCACGCTGAGTAGACTAACAGGAGACGCAACGTTTGAGAACGTAGCTCGCCAGGCCCTGAGAGCCCTGTGGAAGACCAGATCTGACATCGGACTG gtGGGTAACCACATTGACATCTTGTCTAAGAAGTGGGTGGCTCAAGACGCCGGCATCGGAGCTGGGGTCGACTCCTACTTTGAGTATCTGGTGAAAGGAGCCATCATGCTGCAGGACGAGGAGCTGCTCAACATGTTCCTTG AGTACGATCGAGCCATTCAGAACTACACCCGATTTGACGACTGGTACCTGTGGGTCCAGATGCATAAAGGAACCGTCTCCATGCCTGTTTTCCAGTCTCTGGAGGCGTTCTGGCCCGGCCTGCAg tctCTCCTGGGGAACCTGGACAGCGCAGTGAGAACTTTCCAGAACTATTACTCAGTGTGGAGACAGTTTGGAGGTCTGCCAGAGTTTTACAGCATCCCTCAGGGTTACACTGTGGACAAGAGAGAGGGATACCCACTGAGACCAG AGTTGATAGAGAGCGCCATGTACCTGTTCAGGGCGACAGGTGACCACACCTACCTCCAGCTGGGCCTCGACGCTCTGGAGTCCATCGAGAAGATCACCAAGACGCCCTGCGGATACGCCAGC GTTAAAGACCTGCGAGATCACCAGCTGGACAACAGGATGGAGTCTTTCTTTCTGGCTGAAACCATCAAGTACCTCTACTTGCTCTTTGACCCCACCCACTTCCTGCACGGCGGGGGGGCGGAGGGGGATGGGTCCTGGGAGGAAGGAGGCGAGGGGGGGCAGTGTGTTTTAGGGGCGGGGGGATTCATCTTCAACACGGAGGCTCACCCTCTCGACCCCGCGGCGCTCTACTGCTGCAGCCGCCATGCCCAGGACCGCCAGGAGCTCCGGGACATCCTGCTCAGCCTATCACAGCCCACGGAGAAGTCCAGCAGCAAATCAAAGCCGcctgacaaacagacagaaggcCCTCCCCCCAGCCAATCAGACAGCATCGCTCTAAAACCAGGTGAGAAGAGGACACCCCCCCTGCTGTCCTGCCCCGTCCAGCCGTTCAGCGCCCGACTCTCCATCCTGGGACAAGTTTTCACTGACAACACCTGA